The following nucleotide sequence is from Scheffersomyces stipitis CBS 6054 chromosome 4, complete sequence.
TTCTAGAAAAATATACCATACAATATGGATTTCTATTTTATCTGGATGTGCCCCTAATAAGCAACAGAATATAAGATACGAAATTAAAATTAGTTAGAATAGGAGAAATCGTATTCTGATTAAATGTCATTTTGTACCGACTCAAACGGCTATTTGCGGCAATAAAAATCACACCAGTCGTGCGCGGCCCACTATGAAAAATCACCAATATACTAAagtgatttgaagaattctacaatCCTACAATCTCCAGAAACAAAGCATTTTGAAGTTTCTTGCCTAGAATCACTACATATCACTTCGCTCAGAGCCATGGAAGACAAACGAGAGCTTTTGAAGCAGCCATTGCACGGGATCTACATCCCCATAGGCCTCATCATCTTTGGTACGCTTATGTTCGGCTACGAGTACTTACCCTATTCCATCGGGTTCATAGTAGTTGTTTGTTCCACGCAGTTGTTTTTTGCCTACAAAAGACGTTCCTCTATGGACAAGGTCAAGTGGCAGgattttgaacttgttgacaAGACCATCATTGCGCCCATGACTACGATCTACAGATTCAAGCTCAACAGAGATGATGAGGTGTTGGATATCCCTACGGGCCACCATTTGGCCTGTTGTTTCACTATAAACGGCAAAGATGAAGTCCGCTACTATTCGCCAATCAGTAACCAGTTCGATGCCGGCTTTTTTGACATCATGGTCAAACACTACGAGCACGGTGTCGTCACCAAAAGGTTGGCCCAGGTTGCAGAAGGGCAGACTGTCAAGTTCAGAGGTCCTTTTGGAAAGTTGGACTACAAACCCAACATGGCTAAGGAGCTTGGTTTGATCGCTGGAGGATCTGGTATCACGCCTATTCTCCAGGTGATCACGAAAATCATCACCAGCCCTGACGACACCACCAAGGTCAAGTTGGTTTTCGCTAACAATTCTGAAAAGGACATCTTGTTGAGAGCAGAAATCGACGAAATCGCTTCCAGATACCCAGGCTTCTCCGTGGAATACGTATTGACCACTCCTTCCGAGGACTGGACCGGAAGCTCAGGCTATGTCACCAAGGAAATCGTAGAAAAGTTCTTACCTTCGCCTGATCCCGAAAACAAGATCTTTGTCTGTGGCCCTCCCGAAATGAAAAAGTCGGTGGCAAAGATCACCGCAGACTTGGGCTACCAGAAGGaatctgttttcttcttctagcTGCTCACCCTTAGCATCACCTCTTTACAGAGCCCTGGCTATGACAAATAGCCATTCCAGATAAAATAAGTCTAGTTAATAAACCAAATTGATAGCCATAGTTTACGTTACTTTATAGAAGATTAATCAAATACGATGTAATTCATCAAGAGTAATAACATAGATTTAGCAATTTGCATCTGATTGACCAAGGCCTGAGGTTGACCCAGACTTCTTGGGCTAGCTATTCATCCAAGAATACGAGACTTTTCGGACCCAGTCCGTCTTGATGAGACTTCTGTAATGAGCCAATTTTTCGTCTCGTCGTAATTATGATTGCCATCGTTTCTCGTCTGCTTAATAATCTGAATATGATGTTAGGAATTGTTTCCTTTTCTCCGTCTTTCTAACAATTGGCCACGATCACCAAGTTTCCAGTTCCTTAAATATTTTTATTGTGGTAGAGCACCGTCTTTTCGGCGTTTCCTGATATTGGTATATAACCGAGTGCGCCAATTTCACTTCCATTTCGGTTTATAAAAGCTTCAGATTCTACAAGTTGTGTCACTTCTGGTAGCTCGGCAACTTCAATACATTTCCTACTTCCGCTTCAAATCCATGGACGTAGACGGAATTAACGTAAcgaagaatcagaaaaatatttcaaaaaCGGCTGTAATATTATCCTCCTTTCCAATTCCCAGTATTGGATTTATAGATTTGACTGGTGCTTACCAGATCTACATTCTACTTTATCTCCGTCTTAGTAAAACGGAGCTTCAAATCTCCATCAGCATTTATCCGAAAATATGCACTCTGCGAGATTTCTCCAGACCTCCTCGAATTCGATATTAAGCCTTAATAAGTTGccaccttcttcttattctcGAGTAGATAAATAGCAGTCGATTCGACTAGAATATCAATCAATTATCTTCAATCTTTCAATTGAGAATCCTCACTGAGAATCAATCGCAAAGTTAACTTACCCactaatttttcaccatGTCCTACAAACCTGTACCTCTTCACTCCAAGTTTGGATTCGGAACCATGTCCATGACCTGGACTCCTGTGCCACCTCCAACGGAAGCATCCGTGGAATCGCTTAAGTTTGTCACTTCTCACGAAGAATTCGGTACCAAATTGCTTAATGGTGGTGAGTTCTATGGCCCAAACAATGTCAACTTGAAGCTCTTGAAGGCTTTTGTCGACTCCAACACTGCTGAGTTCAACCGTGGGCTCACTATTTCTATCAAGGGGGCTATCAGTCCCGAATTGAGACCAGACGGAAGTAAAGAGCAAATAGACAAGTCAATTGCAAACTTGACTTCCTTCTTCCCAAAGGATAAGAACGCTAGAcccaagttgttgttcGAGATAGCTAGAGTCGATAAAAACACTCCCTACGAAGAGACGATCTCCTACATTGCTGAACACGTTAAGAGCGGTGCCATTGATGGTATATCTCTTTCTGAAGTAGGCATTGAATCCATCAGAAAGGCTGTAGCTACGTTTCCTATTTCTTGTGTCGAGTTGGAGCTCTCCCTTATGTCCACTGATATTTTAGAAAACGGtattttggaagaattgtcGAAACACAACATTCCTGTTATTGCCTATTCTCCTCTTTGTAGAGGTTACTTGACTGACTTCACTGTTGACCATGCCGACAACTGGTTGGACACTATTCCAAAAGGTGATCACAGACATTTATTCGAGAAGTTCTTTCCAGAAAACTATGAACAAAACATCAAGTTGGTAAAAGCTTTGCACAAGTATGCTCATGAAGTCAAGAACACTACCTTGGAATCGTTGTCTTTATCTTGGATCTTGGCCATctctggaagaaaagaattcaGAGGCATCAAGAATGTTGCTCCAATCTTGCCAATCCCAAGTGGTTCTACTAAAGATAAGATTACTCGTAATTTCTCCAACATAGTGGAGTTGTCTGACGAAGACTTGGATGCTATTGACAAGCTCATCAAAGAATTCCCAATTAAGGGATTGAGATACAACGCCCATGCAGAAGCCACCTTGAACGGTTAGATGGATTAGTCTCTGCTGCCTTCTAGTAAAATACCTGTAAAATGATGGTATAGAAAATATATGTGACAACTTGCGCAGCATTGTAGAAAGCCAATCTTACATAGGAATCAGCACTATCTATTCACTACACCACAATATTCTTAGAGTAAGGCTGCGAAAGTAAAAGGTATTCGCATTGCTAGAGTTTCGACTAATTGATGGAGAACAGCTATCGAAAGAGAgcaaaaaagaagaaactttcTGCTTCTATATTAGGATGCTTTAGTAATATCTTAGCTATTCATATTTGAAATAGAGCTGTTTAGCAATCATCTCCGTATTCACAGCCAAGTACTGAAAGCTCTACTCATCGTCCTGCCAGTAAGGGGAGAATTTAGAATATGCAAGGTGGCAGAAAATATTGTTCAAATGCAGCGCACCTCTCCTAATCTGGAGTAGAATTTCAACTTATGCCCATATGCAAGCCTCCAACTTATGGAAGTCTCCTAAAGGAGTTTAAAAGTCGTCGTACTCGCAGCTACAGAAATTAAGCAGGGTCCGTCTAGCAATATGCATTAGGtgtcaatttcaaaaattccaaatcCAGCTTTGTCGCCAAAGATCTATCTGATTCTTTGTTTGTAATATGTGCAATTTTTAAAATACACTATTAActtctttcatcttcaatctcACCTTTTGCCTAGCTGTGTTACCTTTCCTTATTGTTTTCATTTCCAAGCCATGAGAGTGTTTATCCAAAGCAATCCATTATGGGCTGTCTTCGTCTTTTTGGCGTTGCAATTGTCgtctgctgctgctttTTCACACAGAGCTTTCGATATGAATCTTTACTCTAACGGAGCCTGTCTTTATGTTAATGGTTCTAGCAAAGATACATCTCTTCGTTTCGAGTTCTCTGGTGTCAGACAACCTACTGCTCTTGTCGTTTTCCAATACGACGACATCATTGCTTTCAGAAACTtgcccaacttgaactATTTCCTCAACCATTCGTATATATTGGACAAGCCAATCTTGGGTTTTGATGATGAGACTGACCAATTAGGTTTCCTGTTGATTTCTCGTAAAGACTTCGATATTCCAGAGTCCATTTTGGCAACCCTCGTCCTCTCTGACAAGGAGGTCGATTATCCAATCGAGAATGATGGAGTCTACTGCATCTACATGCCTTTGTACAAGTACAACGAGACGCTTGTCTTGCCCCAGGCCCATTACAATGCCAGAGTTACCGTGAAGAACGAAACTATGCCTGTCAACATCTACCACGATATCTCGACCCACATCAGTTTGTCGATCGTGTTTGGCCTTGGTTTGGTTCTCATGAGCTTATTCCACCCTGCTATAGGTCAAGGAAAGCTCACGCAATTGCCTATCGTAACTCGTTATATCAtttacttcttcattgtcaaCTTTGTTTACAACTCTTTGTACTTCATCTTGGAACTCATCTGCACTTACTTCCCTAACGATGCATTGTACGACTTTACTGAAAACTTTTACTTCAGATTGCAAACTGGTGTTATCGACAAGTTCCAACTCTATATTTTGATTCTTGTCTACTTGGGCTACGGGTATGCCGGTGCTGACGTTAAAATCAACACCAAGCTTACCACAACATTTTGGTTAGCTAACACCGTTAGTCGCATTGTCACCGATTACATTTACACCGACGTCAATACCCTCATAGACATCACCTTGCTCGAAGAAAAGTACCTGATCTTGTACAACTCTGTGATCCTTCCTGGCGGGTACAAGAAGAGTTTGATTAGATCAATGGATCCAAGAGGAAAAGGCATCGTCTCAACATTCTCCTTGATACAGGTTGTTTCCGAATCATTGTTCTACATTGCTATCACATATTATGccttcaagatcaacaagtacTGGAAGACGAAGGGAGAAACccaaatgaagaagtacaTATACAAATCAATAATCTTCCACTTGttcatctacaagtttGCCCTCAAGTATGTTGCATTGCAAATTTCTACCATCACATTCGGCGGCTTCTTCGATGTCggtgaattgttgaaagttCTCGGTAACTTGATTGAAATCTATGAAATGAAGGTTATCAGTTTGAACGTAATTGAAGTGTTTATTTTGTGGTTAATCTGGGGTGTCAATAAGCCATTGAAGCCCGACggaacgaagaagaaggaaaaggaaaagaagtagagaTGCATCGTACCATATAAGTGTACCGATGGGAGATTACATTCATCAGTACATGTAAATAGTAGCTCCCCAACGATATTTATCAATGAATAGAACCGAAAAGTATCTCTGATATAGATGTAGAAATGCTACTAAGGATTACATAAAACTATCCAGCTAAGGGTAGAAG
It contains:
- the PLR1 gene encoding Pyridoxine 4-dehydrogenase (Pyridoxal reductase (PL reductase) (PL-red)) produces the protein MSYKPVPLHSKFGFGTMSMTWTPVPPPTEASVESLKFVTSHEEFGTKLLNGGEFYGPNNVNLKLLKAFVDSNTAEFNRGLTISIKGAISPELRPDGSKEQIDKSIANLTSFFPKDKNARPKLLFEIARVDKNTPYEETISYIAEHVKSGAIDGISLSEVGIESIRKAVATFPISCVELELSLMSTDILENGILEELSKHNIPVIAYSPLCRGYLTDFTVDHADNWLDTIPKGDHRHLFEKFFPENYEQNIKLVKALHKYAHEVKNTTLESLSLSWILAISGRKEFRGIKNVAPILPIPSGSTKDKITRNFSNIVELSDEDLDAIDKLIKEFPIKGLRYNAHAEATLNG
- the CBR3 gene encoding NADH-cytochrome b-5 reductase (go_function oxidoreductase activity~go_process electron transport) codes for the protein MEDKRELLKQPLHGIYIPIGLIIFGTLMFGYEYLPYSIGFIVVVCSTQLFFAYKRRSSMDKVKWQDFELVDKTIIAPMTTIYRFKLNRDDEVLDIPTGHHLACCFTINGKDEVRYYSPISNQFDAGFFDIMVKHYEHGVVTKRLAQVAEGQTVKFRGPFGKLDYKPNMAKELGLIAGGSGITPILQVITKIITSPDDTTKVKLVFANNSEKDILLRAEIDEIASRYPGFSVEYVLTTPSEDWTGSSGYVTKEIVEKFLPSPDPENKIFVCGPPEMKKSVAKITADLGYQKESVFFF
- a CDS encoding predicted protein; protein product: MRVFIQSNPLWAVFVFLALQLSSAAAFSHRAFDMNLYSNGACLYVNGSSKDTSLRFEFSGVRQPTALVVFQYDDIIAFRNLPNLNYFLNHSYILDKPILGFDDETDQLGFSLISRKDFDIPESILATLVLSDKEVDYPIENDGVYCIYMPLYKYNETLVLPQAHYNARVTVKNETMPVNIYHDISTHISLSIVFGLGLVLMSLFHPAIGQGKLTQLPIVTRYIIYFFIVNFVYNSLYFILELICTYFPNDALYDFTENFYFRLQTGVIDKFQLYILILVYLGYGYAGADVKINTKLTTTFWLANTVSRIVTDYIYTDVNTLIDITLLEEKYSILYNSVILPGGYKKSLIRSMDPRGKGIVSTFSLIQVVSESLFYIAITYYAFKINKYWKTKGETQMKKYIYKSIIFHLFIYKFALKYVALQISTITFGGFFDVGELLKVLGNLIEIYEMKVISLNVIEVFILWLIWGVNKPLKPDGTKKKEKEKK